One segment of Methanofastidiosum sp. DNA contains the following:
- a CDS encoding ABC transporter ATP-binding protein — protein sequence MIEFLDVSKFFGDHKALDNATIRIEDGTTIGIVGPNGAGKTTLIRLLCGILKPSKGQILIDGKDLQKHSAEIKKIIGYLPEEPNLYERPKAGELLEYFGLLYGVPRAKVSQRVDELLNLVGLSDRKDWRVSSFSKGMRQRLAISRALIHDPRIIVFDEPTMGLDPLTSRKIRDFIMALKKEKTIILCTHYMYEAEQLCDKIAIIDKGKIKAYDTVENLKNIYIKEKTFKIGLKNIKKNILDKISQDENLKIEKSGDNYLIVKAQSYENLKYILKEEVTYFEDLTPSLEEVFIKLVGSKND from the coding sequence ATGATAGAGTTTCTTGATGTTTCAAAATTCTTTGGTGATCATAAAGCCCTAGACAATGCTACAATCAGAATAGAGGATGGAACGACAATAGGAATAGTTGGCCCAAATGGTGCAGGAAAGACAACTTTGATTAGACTTCTCTGCGGTATTTTAAAGCCGTCCAAAGGCCAGATATTAATTGACGGAAAAGATCTTCAAAAACATTCGGCCGAAATCAAAAAAATAATAGGATATCTACCAGAAGAGCCAAATCTATACGAAAGGCCAAAAGCAGGCGAACTTTTAGAATATTTTGGATTATTGTATGGAGTTCCTAGAGCTAAAGTCAGCCAAAGAGTTGATGAATTATTGAACTTAGTTGGGTTGTCCGATAGGAAGGATTGGCGAGTATCTTCTTTTTCCAAAGGTATGCGCCAAAGGCTTGCAATTTCAAGAGCCTTGATACACGACCCAAGAATAATTGTTTTTGATGAGCCTACAATGGGGTTAGACCCTCTTACCTCCAGAAAAATAAGGGATTTTATAATGGCCCTAAAAAAAGAGAAGACAATTATTTTATGTACGCACTATATGTACGAAGCAGAACAGCTATGCGATAAGATTGCAATTATCGACAAAGGAAAAATAAAAGCTTATGACACTGTTGAAAATTTAAAGAATATTTACATAAAAGAAAAGACCTTTAAGATTGGCCTTAAAAATATAAAAAAGAATATTCTTGATAAAATATCTCAAGATGAAAATCTTAAGATAGAGAAATCTGGGGATAACTACCTTATTGTAAAAGCCCAAAGCTATGAAAATCTAAAATATATTCTAAAAGAAGAAGTAACTTATTTCGAAGATTTAACCCCTTCTCTTGAAGAAGTTTTTATTAAACTAGTTGGTAGCAAAAATGATTGA
- the cobO gene encoding cob(I)yrinic acid a,c-diamide adenosyltransferase gives MKGLIEVYTGNGKGKSTAAFGLALRASGRGLKSIVVQFMKQGNSYGEHFAIEKIENIDIASFGTPKFVNFKNPSKEDINLAKEALEFSRETIYSLKYDLVILDEINIALHFKLIDLEKVIDILKNKPEGVEVILTGRYAPKELIEIADLVSEIIEVKHPYQKGIAAREGIEY, from the coding sequence ATGAAGGGTTTAATTGAAGTATACACAGGAAATGGCAAGGGAAAAAGCACGGCTGCTTTTGGGCTTGCTTTAAGGGCATCCGGGCGCGGCCTTAAATCTATTGTAGTACAGTTCATGAAACAAGGAAACTCATATGGGGAGCATTTTGCAATAGAAAAAATAGAGAACATAGATATAGCATCATTTGGAACCCCAAAATTTGTTAATTTTAAAAATCCAAGTAAAGAGGATATTAATCTAGCTAAAGAAGCATTGGAATTTTCTAGAGAGACCATTTATAGCTTAAAATATGATCTCGTAATTCTCGATGAAATAAATATTGCCTTGCATTTTAAATTAATAGATTTGGAGAAGGTAATTGATATACTTAAAAATAAACCCGAGGGTGTGGAGGTCATACTAACGGGAAGGTACGCACCAAAAGAGTTGATAGAAATTGCAGATTTAGTTTCAGAAATAATTGAAGTAAAACATCCATACCAAAAAGGGATTGCTGCAAGAGAAGGGATTGAATATTAG